The sequence CGTCAGACATAACCCTTTCCGGTGCCGACCTAAAGCTTTCTGAAGTACTGGGCAGAGAAAAAATCTTACAACGTTCAACCGCAGGCGCCTTTGCCGAATACGACTACGTAATAATTGACACCCCCCCTTCTCTTGGCTTGCTCACTGTAAACTCACTAACAACAGCGGAACACATAATCGTGCCTGTCTCAACCAGCTACTTTGCAATGAAAGGCGTCACACTGCTTGAAAATACAATCGCACAAATAAAAGAAGGATTAGACCACTTCGAACTAGAAATAATGGGTGTCGTCTGCACAATGTACGACCCGGTAACAAACGTTTCCAAGTCGTCTCTTGAATCAATAAAAAACCACTTTGGCGATATTGTCTTTAAAACCGTAATAAACAAAAACATAAAACTCGAAGAAGCACATAGCGCCCACATGACGATTTTTCAGTATGACCCCTCGTCTACCGGTGCTGAAAATTATAAAAATCTATGTGAGGAGGTACTTAACTATGGGCACGCAAAGTAAAAAGACAGGACTGCAGTCAGACGCATTCGCAAAACCAGCACTGGAAGTACTAAGAAATACGGAAAAAGTTAATAAAGTAAAAACATCATTACCTTATGATGCAATTACGTCATTACCTCAATCGCCGGGACTGGGAAAAGAAAAAGAGGTGAAACAATCCGGTGGGGGAGATTCCAAAAACAAAATAATGAAGACGACTTGCTATCTTTCAAAGGATTCGTTTATCGCGTTAGACAAATTATCGCTTGACTTGAAAGTCAAGTATGACAAAAAGGTACCGAGGTCTTTTTTGATAGACCGGGCAATTGAGCTGCTTGAAAAAGACCTTAATATAAACAAAGAAAGCAGTATCCTGTTAAAGAAGTAATAATGTATAAACCTTTTTACTTCTTTACATTATGATGTATTTACTTCATAATGCCTTATATTCACCGACGAAAAGAGTATTCGGAGATAGTAGAGAAGCAGGGTTGTGGTTGTTATCCGGAACCTAAAAAGAAAAATATTTATAAAACAAATAAAATACTTGACATAAATTAAAAGAAATACTATAATAAACATATCAGTAAAAGTGGAATAGCTGCCACTTAAATAAAGCAACTATTTGTTCTTTATTTTTCGAGATATTTAATGTTTATCGCGTCTATTTTTAAAATGATGGACGCTACAAATGTTTACCTTTAAGTAAAAAGTACTTGTCAAGATTCTTATGCTGTAGTAATGTGTGTTAGATTTATGAAAGATACAAACCTTCGAAAGTCAAACGAGCTTTTTTATGCACTAAAAATGTTAGCGCTCGTTTTTTTATTTCCTGCTATGTCCGAGCGGGCCTTTCTTTCGAAGGTTTGTGCTTGCGAGGCGTAGCAGGTTTTTTTATTATTTATGAAACAAACCTTCGAGAACGTTGTATTAGACATAATAGAATTTGTAATGGTGCTTTTACTGTCTATTATTTTTCTGATTGTAATTTTTTCTTTATTGTTTTTTGTCTTAGAAAAATGCGGAATAATGAAATGGTTATTAAAATATTATATTTAAGAAATATTTTACTTGACAAATGGTGGCTTGATGTGGTAAAGTGGTGGCATACCGTGGGAATGTTGGTGGCTTTAAGTGGGATTCGTGGTGTCTTGGTGTGTAGTCTGGTGGTCTTGTGTGGGGTTTCTGGTGTCTTGGTGTGGAATGTTGGTGTCTTGGTGTGGGTTTCTGGTGTCTTGGTGTGGAATGTTGGTGTCTTGGTGTGGGTTTCTGGTGTCTTGGTGTGGAAAAATGATACATTTTACTCTCTTAAAGTATCTGCTGAATAGTCTTTTTATAGTATTAAATAGTATACAGTAGTTAAATAAGCCCCGTAAGGGGCTTAAAAAAACTTTTTAAATAGTTAAAAGAAAAAATGACAAAGAAAAAAAAAGATAAACCTGAAAACGAAATACAAAAAGTTATTAACAATAAAAAGGAATTAGTCCGAATGGACTTAAACCTTGAAAAATGGCCTTTATTTAGTACAGAAGAACATAAGGGGGTAAGAGTCCTAAAACGGGTAGATAGTGCAGGAAACAAGCAAGTAGTGACTATCTCACCCTATTTAAAAGGCGACAAGCAATATACACTTACAGCACACAGAGAAGGTAAAATAATATACGCACTACTTAAGAAGTGGCAAGATTCCGGAAAACCCAGTGACAAGCCGGTCCATTTTAGCTTAAGACAAATAGCCGATATCCTTAATATATCTTGGGGAAGAAGCACATATAACTTTATAAAGACAGGATTACTTAATCTAAGGGGCGTGTGTTTAACATTTGAATCCTCGTATAGACCTAGTAAAGAAGCAGAAACATTAAAACTCACCGAACCAATGAATATTTTGATGCAATTAAGAATAATTGAAAAACAAAATGGTAAGGATGCAACTTCTCGGGTAATGTTCAGTGAATTTGCATTTCACAAATACATAACAGGAAGTATATTAAACAAGTTTATGAAACCCGTTAGATTAGATGTGCTAAAACAACTCAAAGGTGACACTGTAATAATCCTGTACCGCTGGCTTGACCTAGTCATGTCCGACAAAACCATGTTAGAATATACAATAGACGAGAACCTCGCCAAAGACCTCGGCCTTGAAGACA is a genomic window of Elusimicrobiota bacterium containing:
- a CDS encoding ParA family protein, which codes for MSKIIALANQKGGCAKTTTAVNLAGGLAMKNKKVLLVDMDPQANTSSIFTDTDTLEKTINNVLFDKLPIREAILQTSIQNLFLLPSDITLSGADLKLSEVLGREKILQRSTAGAFAEYDYVIIDTPPSLGLLTVNSLTTAEHIIVPVSTSYFAMKGVTLLENTIAQIKEGLDHFELEIMGVVCTMYDPVTNVSKSSLESIKNHFGDIVFKTVINKNIKLEEAHSAHMTIFQYDPSSTGAENYKNLCEEVLNYGHAK